Proteins from a single region of Weeksella virosa DSM 16922:
- the purE gene encoding 5-(carboxyamino)imidazole ribonucleotide mutase — protein sequence MVGIIMGSDSDLPIMQEAANFLASLSIPYELTIVSAHRTPIRMVEYAQNAKSRGIQVIIAGAGGAAHLPGMVASLTTLPVVGVPIKSSNSIDGWDSILSILQMPNGIPVATVALNAAKNAAILSARILGSSNDEITEKLTRYQQEMEAQVEEKIEKVKEKYPNRFDK from the coding sequence ATGGTCGGAATAATCATGGGGAGCGATAGTGACTTACCAATTATGCAAGAAGCAGCAAATTTCTTAGCATCACTCTCTATCCCGTACGAATTGACAATAGTTTCTGCACATAGAACACCGATTAGAATGGTGGAGTATGCACAGAATGCCAAAAGCAGAGGAATACAAGTTATTATTGCCGGTGCTGGTGGCGCAGCACATCTACCTGGTATGGTCGCCTCCTTGACGACGCTTCCTGTAGTAGGCGTGCCAATAAAATCATCTAATTCTATCGACGGATGGGATTCTATTCTTTCTATTTTGCAAATGCCAAACGGAATTCCGGTAGCAACGGTTGCACTAAACGCAGCCAAAAACGCGGCAATTCTTTCTGCACGTATTCTGGGAAGTTCTAATGATGAAATTACAGAAAAATTAACTCGCTACCAGCAAGAAATGGAAGCACAAGTAGAAGAAAAAATTGAGAAGGTAAAAGAAAAATATCCGAATCGATTCGATAAATAA
- the rpsT gene encoding 30S ribosomal protein S20, translating to MANHKSALKRVRQNAVKRDRNRYYHKSTRTAIKKLRGEEDKAVAEAAFPKVTSMIDKLAKRNIIHKNKAANLKSKLAKHINGLG from the coding sequence ATGGCAAATCATAAATCAGCATTAAAGAGAGTAAGACAAAACGCCGTAAAACGCGATAGAAATAGATATTATCACAAATCAACACGTACTGCAATAAAAAAATTACGTGGAGAGGAGGATAAAGCAGTAGCAGAAGCAGCATTCCCAAAAGTTACTTCTATGATTGATAAATTGGCAAAACGCAACATCATTCATAAGAACAAAGCTGCCAACCTGAAAAGCAAATTGGCAAAACATATCAACGGATTAGGATAA
- a CDS encoding endonuclease/exonuclease/phosphatase family protein, translating to MKNNSPFGFAKVSKVLVYLFFLAYLTGRAFADYWLFDIVAQYSVYTLAFTLVCTALYIYAVRKNQRKSILFPVLFILCFWQLFMLIRPFYFGENAKTESPNYKVASVNIYSQNSDVYTLMQFINKEKADLVLLQEVTTKWQNNLDNLRTLYPYYHEEVRDNNFGIALYSRYPIDSLVVKNYIDDRHPSLWATISVGEKKIQVLGTHPVPPLPNQARFEKRNLQLELMKKDIEESDHENILLVGDLNCTLFSPNINKIKNDKLKDARLGFGFQNSWNAFVPIFRTNIDHIWVSKNIKVTNFYRGDFIESDHFPIIAELKIE from the coding sequence ATGAAAAATAATTCACCTTTTGGTTTTGCAAAGGTAAGTAAAGTTTTAGTTTACTTGTTCTTTTTGGCTTATCTTACAGGTAGAGCTTTTGCCGATTATTGGTTGTTCGATATTGTTGCGCAGTATTCTGTGTATACGCTTGCGTTTACGCTGGTTTGTACGGCCCTCTATATTTATGCAGTACGTAAAAATCAAAGGAAATCTATTCTTTTTCCGGTACTATTTATTTTGTGTTTTTGGCAATTATTTATGTTGATACGTCCTTTCTATTTTGGTGAAAATGCCAAAACAGAGTCTCCGAACTACAAGGTGGCAAGCGTCAATATTTATTCTCAGAACAGCGATGTATATACGCTGATGCAATTTATAAACAAAGAAAAAGCCGATCTTGTTTTGCTGCAAGAAGTTACCACAAAATGGCAAAATAACTTGGATAATCTGCGTACTTTATACCCGTATTATCACGAAGAAGTGCGGGATAATAATTTTGGTATCGCTTTGTATAGTCGCTACCCAATAGATTCTCTGGTAGTGAAAAATTATATAGATGATAGGCATCCATCTTTATGGGCAACCATTTCGGTAGGCGAAAAAAAAATACAAGTTTTGGGGACGCATCCAGTGCCGCCATTGCCTAACCAGGCGCGGTTCGAGAAAAGGAATCTTCAACTAGAGTTGATGAAAAAAGATATAGAAGAGTCTGACCATGAGAATATATTGTTGGTGGGTGATCTTAATTGTACGCTCTTCTCGCCGAACATCAATAAAATAAAAAATGATAAACTAAAAGATGCTCGTTTGGGCTTTGGTTTTCAGAATTCATGGAATGCTTTTGTCCCAATTTTCAGAACCAATATCGATCATATTTGGGTCTCGAAGAATATAAAAGTAACCAATTTTTACCGCGGTGACTTTATAGAATCTGACCATTTCCCGATCATTGCTGAACTGAAAATAGAATAA
- a CDS encoding C40 family peptidase encodes MNFKVFGVFSILATLLFTSCTTSSVATNNNPLLANRSFAPEAKFFTPHNKLINKRAINVSPIEIKPELQSLAILNTVIEETNHVFSDLLLQEAETYLGTPYRYGGTTRRGIDCSAFVRNVFSILNKDLPRVSADQAKQGERIATENLKEGDLVFFATKGRGRVTHVGIVHGRDENGVLQFIHSSTSKGVIITPITDSYWGKRYLYGKRVL; translated from the coding sequence ATGAATTTTAAAGTATTTGGAGTTTTTAGTATACTTGCAACGCTATTGTTTACCTCATGTACAACATCTTCGGTTGCTACCAATAATAATCCATTGTTAGCAAACAGAAGTTTTGCTCCAGAAGCGAAATTCTTTACTCCTCACAACAAACTAATCAATAAACGTGCCATAAACGTCTCTCCAATCGAAATTAAACCAGAATTGCAGAGTTTGGCTATTCTCAATACCGTTATAGAAGAGACAAACCATGTTTTTTCTGACTTACTTTTGCAAGAAGCAGAAACTTACTTAGGTACCCCTTACCGTTATGGCGGGACCACTCGTCGTGGAATCGACTGTTCGGCTTTTGTACGTAATGTTTTCTCTATCTTAAACAAAGACTTACCACGCGTATCGGCTGACCAAGCCAAACAAGGAGAACGTATCGCTACAGAAAACTTAAAAGAAGGCGATTTGGTATTCTTTGCAACGAAAGGGAGAGGTCGTGTAACCCATGTAGGAATTGTTCACGGAAGAGATGAAAATGGCGTTCTACAATTTATCCATTCTTCAACCTCTAAAGGAGTTATCATCACGCCAATTACAGATAGTTATTGGGGCAAAAGATATCTATACGGCAAACGAGTTCTTTAA
- a CDS encoding 5-(carboxyamino)imidazole ribonucleotide synthase: MTKIGILGGGQLGYMFLQNALQYPFEIHILDPSPDAPCAKHAHSFTVGDFADYQTVLDFGKTVDAIGIEIEHVNTDALRELKKMGKHIVPDPEALAIIQDKGVQKDFYTTHKIPTAPYITINNWEEIPEKEIQFPSFQKTRKGGYDGKGVQFLGNENDFQKLLQAPSIIEKAANLEKEIAVVAVADHLGNVVTYPTVELVFNEEYNLLDYLLMPSTLPKSTSEKAEHLAIEVVKALQSPGVFAVEMFLNKDGSIWVNETACRVHNSGHSTIEAAESSQFDQMLRTLAKLPLGSTKLLSTSAMVNLIGADGEVGSAEIKNIEKVLTIPGTYLHWYAKTETRPGRKMGHLTFLNNDLDELKNNIQHINQTIQVVAKK; the protein is encoded by the coding sequence ATGACAAAAATTGGCATACTAGGCGGCGGACAATTAGGTTATATGTTTTTGCAAAACGCACTACAATACCCTTTCGAGATTCACATCCTCGATCCCTCGCCCGACGCACCTTGTGCAAAACACGCACATTCTTTTACGGTAGGAGATTTTGCAGACTACCAAACAGTACTAGATTTTGGCAAAACAGTAGACGCCATCGGGATAGAGATAGAACATGTAAATACAGATGCATTGCGCGAACTGAAGAAAATGGGCAAACACATTGTTCCCGATCCTGAAGCATTAGCCATCATACAAGACAAAGGCGTACAGAAAGATTTTTATACAACACATAAAATTCCGACAGCACCCTATATCACAATCAACAATTGGGAAGAAATCCCCGAGAAAGAAATACAGTTTCCTAGTTTCCAGAAAACACGAAAAGGAGGCTATGATGGGAAAGGAGTTCAGTTTTTAGGCAATGAAAATGATTTTCAAAAACTACTACAAGCACCTTCTATCATCGAAAAAGCAGCCAATCTAGAAAAAGAAATAGCCGTTGTAGCCGTTGCAGACCATCTTGGCAATGTAGTTACCTACCCAACAGTAGAATTGGTTTTCAATGAAGAGTACAATTTATTAGACTACCTCTTGATGCCGTCTACCCTACCGAAATCCACCTCTGAAAAAGCAGAACATCTAGCCATAGAAGTCGTAAAAGCTTTGCAATCACCAGGAGTTTTTGCAGTAGAAATGTTCCTGAACAAAGACGGTTCTATTTGGGTAAACGAAACGGCCTGCCGTGTCCACAACTCGGGGCACTCTACCATAGAGGCAGCCGAAAGTTCTCAATTCGATCAAATGCTTCGAACCTTAGCAAAATTACCTTTAGGCTCTACAAAACTCTTATCAACTTCTGCCATGGTAAATTTGATTGGAGCAGATGGCGAAGTTGGCTCTGCCGAAATAAAGAACATAGAAAAAGTATTGACAATACCAGGAACATATTTGCATTGGTATGCCAAGACAGAAACACGACCTGGACGAAAAATGGGTCATTTAACATTCCTAAATAATGATTTAGACGAATTAAAAAACAATATCCAACATATTAACCAAACCATACAAGTGGTTGCAAAAAAATAA